The following proteins come from a genomic window of Paramisgurnus dabryanus chromosome 19, PD_genome_1.1, whole genome shotgun sequence:
- the LOC135779967 gene encoding zinc-alpha-2-glycoprotein-like isoform X2: MDIMYVFCSVVLLGAVVPVQSEKHSLYYIYSALSKPVDLPGIYDFTAMGLLDDRQIDYYNSEEQKKIPKQDWMKEKLPQDYWDKGTQSRKSKEQWFNVNVKILMERMGHNGSDVHVLQWRHGCEIERQGNEVTFTKGIDEYSYDGANFLSFDDTTSQWVAPCDAAVPTKRKWDNVPILNQYTKGYLEKECVDWLNKFREYGDEELRKYSEPKVLVFAKRATGNKNNLKLTCMATGFYPKDVTLVIRKYRTSLPDNEIESTGVRPNDDGTYQLRKSVEIAENEKADYDCFVSHITLLEPIITKWDGKCSDCSESLALGVVIGAVIAVVICIAVAVGIFLYMKKRNGNQNNTNRPVNNIEQNAEENTALVNQAPSDSSGNSSLEKVNECDGGSTGSKERRTPDSGQGSSGESSDNSPTSSQEKVNVENEQV, encoded by the exons ATGGATATCATGTATGTTTTTTGTTCAGTGGTTCTGCTCGGTGCTGTTGTACCGGTCCAGAGTG AGAAGCATTCCCTGTACTACATCTACAGCGCTTTATCCAAACCTGTGGATCTGCCAGGCATCTATGATTTCACAGCTATGGGTTTACTGGATGACAGACAGATTGATTACTACAACAGCGAGGAACAAAAAAAGATTCCTAAACAGGATTGGATGAAAGAGAAATTGCCACAGGATTACTGGGATAAAGGTACCCAATCCCGAAAGAGCAAAGAACAGTGGTTTAATGTGAATGTTAAAATTCTGATGGAACGAATGGGACACAATGGATCAG atgttcatgttcttcagTGGAGACATGGTTGTGAAATTGAAAGACAGGGAAATGAAGTGACATTCACCAAAGGTATTGATGAGTACAGCTATGATGGTGCAAACTTCCTTTCCTTTGATGATACGACCTCGCAGTGGGTTGCCCCATGTGATGCAGCTGTCCCAACAAAGAGGAAATGGGATAATGTGCCCATCTTAAACCAGTACACCAAGGGCTACCTGGAGAAAGAGTGTGTGGACTGGCTGAACAAGTTCAGAGAATATGGAGACGAGGAACTCAGAAAATACT CTGAACCAAAGGTTCTTGTGTTTGCTAAACGGGCTACCGGTAACAAAAACAACTTGAAACTCACCTGCATGGCCACTGGCTTCTACCCCAAAGATGTGACTTTGGTCATTAGGAAATATCGAACATCTCTGCCTGATAATGAGATTGAATCGACAGGAGTCAGACCAAATGATGATGGAACATATCAGCTGCGAAAGAGTGTGGAAATAGCAGAAAATGAAAAAGCAGATTATGATTGTTTTGTGTCACACATCACCCTACTTGAACCAATAATCACCAAATGGG ATGGAAAATGCAGTGATTGCAGTGAATCCCTGGCTCTTGGTGTTGTGATCGGCGCTGTGATTGCAGTTGTTATCTGTATAGCTGTAGCAGTTGGCATTTTTCTTTACATGAAAAAAAGAAATG GAAACCAGAATAATACAAATAGACCAGTGAACAACATTGAACAGAATGCTGAAGAGAATACAGCTTTGGTTAATCAAGCACCATCAGACAGCAGTGGCAATAGTTCTCTGGAGAAAGTGAACGAATGTG ATGGTGGAAGCACTGGAAGCAAGGAGAGAAGAACACCTGATTCTG GACAAGGGAGCTCAGGCGAATCTTCAGACAACAGTCCGACTAGCTCTCAGGAGAAAGTGAATGTTGAAAATGAACAGG
- the LOC135779967 gene encoding zinc-alpha-2-glycoprotein-like isoform X1, with translation MDIMYVFCSVVLLGAVVPVQSEKHSLYYIYSALSKPVDLPGIYDFTAMGLLDDRQIDYYNSEEQKKIPKQDWMKEKLPQDYWDKGTQSRKSKEQWFNVNVKILMERMGHNGSDVHVLQWRHGCEIERQGNEVTFTKGIDEYSYDGANFLSFDDTTSQWVAPCDAAVPTKRKWDNVPILNQYTKGYLEKECVDWLNKFREYGDEELRKYSEPKVLVFAKRATGNKNNLKLTCMATGFYPKDVTLVIRKYRTSLPDNEIESTGVRPNDDGTYQLRKSVEIAENEKADYDCFVSHITLLEPIITKWDGKCSDCSESLALGVVIGAVIAVVICIAVAVGIFLYMKKRNDSQRRNQTNPNASCSQVLLNTGNQNNTNRPVNNIEQNAEENTALVNQAPSDSSGNSSLEKVNECDGGSTGSKERRTPDSGQGSSGESSDNSPTSSQEKVNVENEQV, from the exons ATGGATATCATGTATGTTTTTTGTTCAGTGGTTCTGCTCGGTGCTGTTGTACCGGTCCAGAGTG AGAAGCATTCCCTGTACTACATCTACAGCGCTTTATCCAAACCTGTGGATCTGCCAGGCATCTATGATTTCACAGCTATGGGTTTACTGGATGACAGACAGATTGATTACTACAACAGCGAGGAACAAAAAAAGATTCCTAAACAGGATTGGATGAAAGAGAAATTGCCACAGGATTACTGGGATAAAGGTACCCAATCCCGAAAGAGCAAAGAACAGTGGTTTAATGTGAATGTTAAAATTCTGATGGAACGAATGGGACACAATGGATCAG atgttcatgttcttcagTGGAGACATGGTTGTGAAATTGAAAGACAGGGAAATGAAGTGACATTCACCAAAGGTATTGATGAGTACAGCTATGATGGTGCAAACTTCCTTTCCTTTGATGATACGACCTCGCAGTGGGTTGCCCCATGTGATGCAGCTGTCCCAACAAAGAGGAAATGGGATAATGTGCCCATCTTAAACCAGTACACCAAGGGCTACCTGGAGAAAGAGTGTGTGGACTGGCTGAACAAGTTCAGAGAATATGGAGACGAGGAACTCAGAAAATACT CTGAACCAAAGGTTCTTGTGTTTGCTAAACGGGCTACCGGTAACAAAAACAACTTGAAACTCACCTGCATGGCCACTGGCTTCTACCCCAAAGATGTGACTTTGGTCATTAGGAAATATCGAACATCTCTGCCTGATAATGAGATTGAATCGACAGGAGTCAGACCAAATGATGATGGAACATATCAGCTGCGAAAGAGTGTGGAAATAGCAGAAAATGAAAAAGCAGATTATGATTGTTTTGTGTCACACATCACCCTACTTGAACCAATAATCACCAAATGGG ATGGAAAATGCAGTGATTGCAGTGAATCCCTGGCTCTTGGTGTTGTGATCGGCGCTGTGATTGCAGTTGTTATCTGTATAGCTGTAGCAGTTGGCATTTTTCTTTACATGAAAAAAAGAAATG ATTCTCAACGCAGAAACCAAACCAATCCCAATGCCAGTTGTAGTCAAGTTCTTCTGAATACAG GAAACCAGAATAATACAAATAGACCAGTGAACAACATTGAACAGAATGCTGAAGAGAATACAGCTTTGGTTAATCAAGCACCATCAGACAGCAGTGGCAATAGTTCTCTGGAGAAAGTGAACGAATGTG ATGGTGGAAGCACTGGAAGCAAGGAGAGAAGAACACCTGATTCTG GACAAGGGAGCTCAGGCGAATCTTCAGACAACAGTCCGACTAGCTCTCAGGAGAAAGTGAATGTTGAAAATGAACAGG
- the qrfp gene encoding uncharacterized protein qrfp, which produces MKFQVFHISSSIKTTVFFLLVLLVQPPRVLMLPHQPMVYLPMLDSPEWEAAMLKLQASLGTSGNRPTSELRPWDLTEEPEELLGRMKAELGWGQRSIVKSQKREELGRRPMGTFPDNHIEALHYSEGGDDEEEGGEKRNEALTSIAGGLQAFNRQKGGFGFRFGRK; this is translated from the coding sequence ATGAAATTCCAGGTTTTCCATATTTCCTCCTCTATTAAAACCACAGTCTTCTTTTTGCTAGTATTACTAGTTCAGCCTCCCAGGGTACTGATGCTGCCACACCAACCCATGGTTTACCTGCCTATGCTGGACAGTCCTGAGTGGGAAGCTGCAATGCTCAAGCTTCAGGCTTCACTAGGAACTTCAGGCAATAGACCGACATCAGAACTCCGACCCTGGGATCTCACGGAGGAGCCTGAGGAGCTTCTAGGGAGGATGAAGGCAGAACTGGGCTGGGGGCAGAGGAGCATCGTAAAGAGCCAGAAACGAGAAGAGCTGGGACGGAGACCCATGGGGACATTCCCAGACAATCATATAGAGGCTCTACACTATTCTGAGGGTGGTGATGATGAAGAAGAGGGTGGTGAAAAGCGGAACGAGGCCCTCACTTCAATCGCGGGAGGTTTGCAGGCCTTTAATAGACAGAAAGGAGGTTTTGGCTTTCGATTTGGCAGAAAATGA